A genomic region of Capra hircus breed San Clemente chromosome 19, ASM170441v1, whole genome shotgun sequence contains the following coding sequences:
- the LGALS3BP gene encoding galectin-3-binding protein isoform X2: MAPLRLVWMWLLVAGTQGVKDGDMRLADGGSSNEGRVEIYYSGQWGTVCENMWDLTDASVVCRALGFRNATEALGGAAFGPGHGPIMLDEVRCTGTEPSLANCSSLGWMRSNCRHNEDASVICTNETRGVYTLDLSGELPAALEQIFESQKGCDLFIRVKVREEDELAICAHKLILSTNPEAHGLWKEPGSRVTMEVDAECVPTVKDFIRYLYSRRIDVSLSSVKCLHKLASAYQAEQLQSYCGHLFAILIPQDPSFRTPLELYAYALATRDPVLEEICVQFLAWNFGALTQAEAWLSVPPGLLQDLLSRTELVVPSELVLLRAVDEWSRERSTSHKEVEGLVEKVRFPMMPPRDLFSLQFNLSLYWSHEALLQKKILQALEFHTVPFELLAQYWGLNLTEDAYQPRLYTSPTWSESVMSSSYSPYRSFQTPQHPSFLFQASSVSWSLVYLPTLQSCWNYGFSCSSDDPPLLALSKSSYSSPTIGYENRALLHCEGSFVADVIDFKGWKALIPSALGTNSSRSTSLFPCPAGFFSRFQVVIRPFYLTNSTGMD; the protein is encoded by the exons ATGGCCCCTCTACGGCTCGTCTGGATGTGGCTGCTGGTCGCGGGGACTCAAG GCGTGAAAGACGGTGACATGCGGCTGGCCGATGGGGGCTCCTCCAACGAGGGCCGCGTGGAGATCTACTACAGCGGCCAGTGGGGGACGGTGTGTGAGAACATGTGGGACCTGACAGACGCCAGCGTCGTCTGCCGAGCCCTGGGCTTCCGGAACGCCACCGAGGCTCTGGGCGGGGCCGCCTTCGGGCCAG GACACGGCCCTATCATGCTGGACGAGGTGAGGTGCACGGGGACAGAGCCCTCACTGGCCAACTGCTCATCCCTGGGCTGGATGCGGAGCAACTGCAGACACAATGAGGACGCCAGCGTAATCTGCACCAACG AAACCAGAGGTGTCTACACCCTCGACCTATCCGGCGAGCTCCCCGCGGCTCTAGAGCAGATCTTTGAGAGCCAGAAGGGCTGTGACCTGTTCATCAGGGTGAAGGTGCGTGAGGAGGACGAGCTAGCCATCTGCGCCCACAAGCTGATCCTGTCCACCAACCCCGAGGCCCATGGCCTGTGGAAGGAGCCGGGCAGTAGGGTCACCATGGAGGTGGATGCTGAGTGTGTGCCCACCGTTAAGGACTTCATCAG GTACCTCTACTCCCGGAGGATCGATGTGTCTCTGTCGTCAGTGAAGTGTTTGCACAAGCTCGCCTCTGCCTACCAGGCCGAGCAGCTGCAGAGCTACTGCGGGCACCTCTTTGCCATCCTCATCCCCCAGGACCCCTCTTTCCGGACACCCCTGGAGCTCTACGCCTATGCCCTGGCCACCCGGGACCCCGTGCTGGAGGAGATCTGCGTGCAGTTTCTGGCCTGGAACTTTGGGGCCCTGACGCAGGCCGAGGCCTGGCTGAGCGTCCCCCCGGGCCTGCTCCAAGACCTGCTCTCCAGGACCGAACTGGTGGTGCCCAGCGAGCTGGTCCTGCTGCGGGCTGTGGACGAGTGGAGCCGGGAGAGGAGCACCTCCCACAAGGAAGTGGAGGGCTTGGTGGAGAAGGTGCGGTTCCCCATGATGCCGCCCCGGGACCTCTTCTCGCTGCAGTTTAACCTGTCCCTGTACTGGAGTCACGAGGCGCTCCTCCAGAAGAAGATACTACAGGCCCTGGAGTTCCACACCGTGCCCTTCGAGCTGCTGGCTCAGTACTGGGGCCTGAACCTCACCGAGGACGCCTACCAGCCCCGGCTTTATACCTCGCCCACCTGGAGCGAGTCTGTGATGAGCTCCAGTTACAGCCCCTACCGGTCCTTCCAGACGCCGCAGCACCCCAGCTTCCTCTTCCAGGCCAGTTCCGTCTCCTGGTCTTTAGTCTACCTCCCCACCCTCCAGAGCTGCTGGAACTACGGGTTCTCGTGCTCCTCCGATGACCCCCCACTCCTGGCTCTCTCCAAGTCCAGCTACTCCAGTCCCACCATTGGCTATGAAAACCGGGCTCTGCTGCACTGTGAGGGGAGCTTTGTGGCAGACGTCATCGACTTCAAGGGCTGGAAGGCCCTGATCCCCAGTGCCCTGGGTACCAACAGCTCCAGGAGCACTTCCCTCTTCCCCTGCCCTGCAGGGTTCTTCAGCAGGTTCCAAGTCGTCATCCGTCCCTTCTACCTGACCAACTCCACGGGCATGGACTAG
- the LGALS3BP gene encoding galectin-3-binding protein isoform X1: MAPLRLVWMWLLVAGTQEPTGVKDGDMRLADGGSSNEGRVEIYYSGQWGTVCENMWDLTDASVVCRALGFRNATEALGGAAFGPGHGPIMLDEVRCTGTEPSLANCSSLGWMRSNCRHNEDASVICTNETRGVYTLDLSGELPAALEQIFESQKGCDLFIRVKVREEDELAICAHKLILSTNPEAHGLWKEPGSRVTMEVDAECVPTVKDFIRYLYSRRIDVSLSSVKCLHKLASAYQAEQLQSYCGHLFAILIPQDPSFRTPLELYAYALATRDPVLEEICVQFLAWNFGALTQAEAWLSVPPGLLQDLLSRTELVVPSELVLLRAVDEWSRERSTSHKEVEGLVEKVRFPMMPPRDLFSLQFNLSLYWSHEALLQKKILQALEFHTVPFELLAQYWGLNLTEDAYQPRLYTSPTWSESVMSSSYSPYRSFQTPQHPSFLFQASSVSWSLVYLPTLQSCWNYGFSCSSDDPPLLALSKSSYSSPTIGYENRALLHCEGSFVADVIDFKGWKALIPSALGTNSSRSTSLFPCPAGFFSRFQVVIRPFYLTNSTGMD, translated from the exons ATGGCCCCTCTACGGCTCGTCTGGATGTGGCTGCTGGTCGCGGGGACTCAAG AGCCCACAGGCGTGAAAGACGGTGACATGCGGCTGGCCGATGGGGGCTCCTCCAACGAGGGCCGCGTGGAGATCTACTACAGCGGCCAGTGGGGGACGGTGTGTGAGAACATGTGGGACCTGACAGACGCCAGCGTCGTCTGCCGAGCCCTGGGCTTCCGGAACGCCACCGAGGCTCTGGGCGGGGCCGCCTTCGGGCCAG GACACGGCCCTATCATGCTGGACGAGGTGAGGTGCACGGGGACAGAGCCCTCACTGGCCAACTGCTCATCCCTGGGCTGGATGCGGAGCAACTGCAGACACAATGAGGACGCCAGCGTAATCTGCACCAACG AAACCAGAGGTGTCTACACCCTCGACCTATCCGGCGAGCTCCCCGCGGCTCTAGAGCAGATCTTTGAGAGCCAGAAGGGCTGTGACCTGTTCATCAGGGTGAAGGTGCGTGAGGAGGACGAGCTAGCCATCTGCGCCCACAAGCTGATCCTGTCCACCAACCCCGAGGCCCATGGCCTGTGGAAGGAGCCGGGCAGTAGGGTCACCATGGAGGTGGATGCTGAGTGTGTGCCCACCGTTAAGGACTTCATCAG GTACCTCTACTCCCGGAGGATCGATGTGTCTCTGTCGTCAGTGAAGTGTTTGCACAAGCTCGCCTCTGCCTACCAGGCCGAGCAGCTGCAGAGCTACTGCGGGCACCTCTTTGCCATCCTCATCCCCCAGGACCCCTCTTTCCGGACACCCCTGGAGCTCTACGCCTATGCCCTGGCCACCCGGGACCCCGTGCTGGAGGAGATCTGCGTGCAGTTTCTGGCCTGGAACTTTGGGGCCCTGACGCAGGCCGAGGCCTGGCTGAGCGTCCCCCCGGGCCTGCTCCAAGACCTGCTCTCCAGGACCGAACTGGTGGTGCCCAGCGAGCTGGTCCTGCTGCGGGCTGTGGACGAGTGGAGCCGGGAGAGGAGCACCTCCCACAAGGAAGTGGAGGGCTTGGTGGAGAAGGTGCGGTTCCCCATGATGCCGCCCCGGGACCTCTTCTCGCTGCAGTTTAACCTGTCCCTGTACTGGAGTCACGAGGCGCTCCTCCAGAAGAAGATACTACAGGCCCTGGAGTTCCACACCGTGCCCTTCGAGCTGCTGGCTCAGTACTGGGGCCTGAACCTCACCGAGGACGCCTACCAGCCCCGGCTTTATACCTCGCCCACCTGGAGCGAGTCTGTGATGAGCTCCAGTTACAGCCCCTACCGGTCCTTCCAGACGCCGCAGCACCCCAGCTTCCTCTTCCAGGCCAGTTCCGTCTCCTGGTCTTTAGTCTACCTCCCCACCCTCCAGAGCTGCTGGAACTACGGGTTCTCGTGCTCCTCCGATGACCCCCCACTCCTGGCTCTCTCCAAGTCCAGCTACTCCAGTCCCACCATTGGCTATGAAAACCGGGCTCTGCTGCACTGTGAGGGGAGCTTTGTGGCAGACGTCATCGACTTCAAGGGCTGGAAGGCCCTGATCCCCAGTGCCCTGGGTACCAACAGCTCCAGGAGCACTTCCCTCTTCCCCTGCCCTGCAGGGTTCTTCAGCAGGTTCCAAGTCGTCATCCGTCCCTTCTACCTGACCAACTCCACGGGCATGGACTAG